CAGCTGGCCTTCGGGCTCCGCACCATCCAGGGGGCTATCCGCGACCTCACCCCCGAGCAGCTGGCGTTCGTTCCCCCGGGCCTCGCCAACAGCATCGCCACCCTGGTGCTGCACGTCGCGGCGACCGAGGTGGTCGTGGCGGAGCAGGTCTTAGGACGGCGGGCTGCCGAGGACCTGCGCCGGGCGGTGCTGCTCGACCGCTACACGCCGGCGCCCGGTGCGCCAATCCCGGCCGCCGACCCCGGCGAGACCGCGGAGTCGCTGATCGGCAAGCTGGAGCGGGCCCGGGCCGAGGTGCTCGGCGCGCTGGAGGCGTTGACCCCGGCCGACCTGGAGCGCACCTTCCCCTTCCGGCCCGGGGGCCGTCCGCAGCCCCTCACCTTCTTCCTGCAGCTCCTGCCCTT
The nucleotide sequence above comes from Symbiobacterium thermophilum IAM 14863. Encoded proteins:
- a CDS encoding DinB family protein is translated as MIAEARACSEQLAFGLRTIQGAIRDLTPEQLAFVPPGLANSIATLVLHVAATEVVVAEQVLGRRAAEDLRRAVLLDRYTPAPGAPIPAADPGETAESLIGKLERARAEVLGALEALTPADLERTFPFRPGGRPQPLTFFLQLLPFHIASHYGQIALIKRFLRQDT